The following are from one region of the Patescibacteria group bacterium genome:
- a CDS encoding U32 family peptidase — protein MPKNTIKLELLAPAKDLNSAKMAVLAGADAVYIGGPQFSARSAAGNSWEDIAQVVNFAHQYYAKVYLPVNIIFFDKETASVKETIDKAYEIGVDALMIQDMGIMEMELPPLPIFASTQNHNYDLEQIKFLEKAGFSRVILARECDLARIRKIKRETKIGLEAFVHGALCVSFSGRCYFSQALCGRSANRGKCMQACRLTFSLIDSQGRKLIKDKFLLSLKDLNLFSNLEDLIEAGVNSFKIEGRLKDEVYVGNVVAKYRQELDKIIARSNGKYQRASSGKVSLDFEPDLDRTFNRGYTDYFLHNRQKDIISLDSQKSLGKLMGKVLKVGKDYFTLDRENDLKNADGLCWFDENGDLVGTNINLVKDGKIYPNKFLSLKPGTDIYRNLDTAFERKVVRGVRRAVAVDFTVKDVKKGLGIEAEDEDGNMVDLEFETEKKLAQKSELVEASWRQQFSKLGGTIFYARNLTFNFKEPYFIPLSVLNDWRREVIAKLSELRTENYPKVKVVHQKTDHPYPYRELDYSFNVANSLARKFYERHGARVLENSFEQQNAVKGKKLMTTKHCLRYFLGVCPKDAGRIKADFKEPLFLVHEGKKYRLSFDCAKCLMEIYNHD, from the coding sequence ATTTTGCCCACCAGTACTACGCTAAAGTTTACCTTCCGGTTAACATTATTTTTTTTGATAAAGAAACAGCGTCTGTCAAAGAGACGATTGATAAGGCTTATGAAATAGGCGTTGACGCTTTGATGATCCAGGATATGGGCATTATGGAGATGGAACTGCCGCCTTTGCCGATTTTTGCCAGCACCCAGAATCACAATTACGATCTTGAACAGATAAAGTTTTTGGAAAAAGCCGGTTTTTCACGGGTGATTTTAGCGAGAGAATGCGATCTTGCTCGCATCAGGAAAATTAAAAGAGAAACCAAAATAGGGCTGGAGGCCTTTGTGCACGGCGCTTTATGTGTTTCTTTTTCTGGAAGGTGTTATTTCAGCCAAGCTCTCTGCGGCCGAAGCGCTAATCGGGGAAAATGCATGCAGGCCTGCCGCCTGACGTTTTCGCTGATTGACAGCCAGGGCCGGAAATTAATTAAAGATAAATTCCTTTTGTCGTTAAAAGACCTTAATTTGTTCAGTAATCTAGAGGATTTGATTGAGGCGGGAGTCAATTCTTTCAAAATAGAGGGCCGCTTGAAAGACGAAGTTTATGTCGGCAACGTGGTTGCCAAATATCGTCAAGAGCTGGATAAGATAATCGCCCGAAGCAACGGCAAGTATCAAAGAGCTTCTTCGGGTAAGGTTTCTTTGGATTTCGAGCCTGATTTAGACAGGACATTCAACCGGGGATACACGGATTATTTTTTGCACAACCGGCAGAAAGACATTATTTCTTTGGACAGCCAGAAATCCTTGGGAAAACTCATGGGCAAAGTGCTCAAGGTGGGCAAAGATTATTTCACTTTGGATCGCGAGAACGACTTAAAGAATGCGGACGGGTTGTGCTGGTTCGACGAGAACGGTGATTTGGTGGGCACAAACATCAATTTAGTTAAGGACGGGAAGATCTACCCCAATAAGTTTTTATCGTTAAAGCCTGGAACGGATATTTACAGGAACCTGGACACGGCTTTTGAAAGAAAAGTAGTTCGCGGAGTCAGGCGGGCCGTGGCCGTGGATTTTACGGTGAAAGATGTAAAGAAGGGGTTGGGTATTGAGGCTGAAGACGAAGACGGAAATATGGTCGATCTTGAATTTGAAACAGAAAAGAAGCTGGCTCAAAAATCAGAGCTTGTCGAGGCTAGCTGGCGACAGCAGTTTTCAAAATTGGGCGGGACTATTTTTTATGCGAGGAACCTCACTTTTAATTTCAAGGAGCCGTATTTTATACCGTTATCGGTCCTGAACGATTGGCGGAGAGAAGTTATCGCTAAGCTTTCCGAATTAAGAACAGAAAATTATCCCAAGGTTAAGGTGGTTCACCAAAAAACAGATCATCCTTATCCTTATCGGGAACTCGATTATTCCTTTAACGTGGCGAATTCCCTGGCGCGTAAATTTTACGAAAGGCACGGGGCTCGCGTTCTGGAAAATTCTTTCGAACAGCAGAATGCCGTTAAGGGTAAAAAGCTGATGACAACAAAGCATTGTTTAAGGTATTTTTTAGGAGTTTGTCCGAAAGATGCCGGGAGAATCAAGGCAGACTTCAAGGAACCGCTGTTTTTGGTCCATGAGGGCAAGAAATACCGCTTAAGCTTTGATTGCGCTAAGTGCTTGATGGAAATTTATAACCACGACTAA